GGAATGTCCATTGACTTGCATCTGCATTTTTCTCCCACTTTTCAGCTAAACAAGGAAGCACGGTTAAGTCGTTTTGTGAAAGTTTCACCAATCCTTCGTATACCTGATTTGCAATACGGTGAGAGGTAACCTCTGTAATGTTTAATGGATAAAGATTACGGAAATCTTCCACTTCATTCATCTTGAATACTCCTCCGTAAAAAACGCCACCTTTGGCTTCGCGTGATTCACCGGTAGTAGTAGTTCCGCCACCGCAAGAAGCAAATAATCCTGCAATTAATAACGAGTAAATAACTTTTTTCATATCAGACAATAAGTTGTATTTAATTTTCTAAGGTACAAATATATAGATATTATGCAAATTTCATAGCGATTTCATAAAGTTTTAGCCCAAAAATCAATTTATGGATGATGAATGGCGTTTTTCATAAGTCAATCTCTAAAACAACCGGACAGTGGTCCGAATGCTTTGCTTCCGCCAGTATTGCTGCTCTTTTCATTTTTGACTCTAAGTTGTTGCTTACCAGGTTGTAATCGATTCGCCAGCCTAAGTTTTTGGCTCTGGAGTTGAAACGAAAACTCCACCAACTGTAATTGTGGGGCTCTTTGTTAAAATGACGGAAGCTGTCAATAAATCCTTTTTTCATAAATCCATCAATCCATTCTCTTTCTTCTGGAAGAAAACCACTGCTTTTGGCGTTACTCTTTGGATTGTGAATGTCAATTGCTTGGTGACAGATGTTGTAATCACCACAAATGATGAGTTTCGGACGTTCTTCTTTCAATTTGTCGATGTATTTTTGAAAATCGGCCAGCCATTTCATTTTAAAGGCTTGCCTGTCTTCCCCACTACTTCCGCTCGGATGATAAACACTCATCACGGATACATCCCCATAGTCGGCACGAATAACACGGCCTTCGAAATCATACTCAGCAATACCACAGCCGTATTCCACATGATCCGGTTTTTGTTTTGTAAAGATAGCGACCCCACTATATCCCTTTTTTTGTGCGGGATACCAATAGTGGTGATAGCCTGCATCTTCAAACACTTTTAAATCCAATTGTCCTGGTTCTGCTTTCAATTCCTGAACGCATAATA
This Bacteroidota bacterium DNA region includes the following protein-coding sequences:
- the xth gene encoding exodeoxyribonuclease III, which translates into the protein MTKIITYNLNGIRSAMGKGLLDWLKAANPDILCVQELKAEPGQLDLKVFEDAGYHHYWYPAQKKGYSGVAIFTKQKPDHVEYGCGIAEYDFEGRVIRADYGDVSVMSVYHPSGSSGEDRQAFKMKWLADFQKYIDKLKEERPKLIICGDYNICHQAIDIHNPKSNAKSSGFLPEEREWIDGFMKKGFIDSFRHFNKEPHNYSWWSFRFNSRAKNLGWRIDYNLVSNNLESKMKRAAILAEAKHSDHCPVVLEIDL